A DNA window from Paraburkholderia hospita contains the following coding sequences:
- a CDS encoding response regulator, translating to MNIKYRVLIAEDHDLLRNGLCSMLAAQGEYAVVGEARDGKEACQLAMTLAPDLILMDLSMRGMNGIDASAAIKRRSPLVRIVALTVHQNEEYVREALRAGVDGYVLKDVSFDELLVAMRAVMQGKKHLSADVYGYMVGSFITGREAAGPKKAWDILTARERSVFKLIAEGRTNRQVGQYLNLSPKTIEKYRASVMHKLAIENLTELVLVAISMGLLTSLASKCAEPEEDDRVARLPSTRPEPSPSETGEPPEAPVSRLSDTAVG from the coding sequence GTGAATATCAAATATCGCGTATTGATTGCCGAAGATCATGATTTGCTGCGCAATGGCTTGTGCTCGATGCTCGCGGCACAAGGGGAATACGCCGTGGTCGGCGAGGCGCGGGATGGCAAGGAGGCGTGTCAACTCGCGATGACCCTCGCGCCCGATCTGATCCTGATGGATCTGTCCATGCGCGGCATGAACGGGATCGATGCGAGCGCAGCCATCAAGCGTCGCTCGCCGCTCGTGCGCATCGTGGCGCTCACCGTCCATCAGAATGAAGAGTATGTGCGTGAAGCGCTGCGCGCAGGTGTCGACGGCTATGTGCTGAAAGACGTTTCGTTTGACGAACTGCTCGTGGCGATGCGAGCGGTGATGCAGGGGAAAAAACATCTAAGTGCCGACGTGTACGGCTACATGGTCGGCTCGTTCATTACCGGACGCGAGGCCGCGGGGCCCAAAAAGGCGTGGGACATTCTGACGGCGCGCGAGCGCAGCGTGTTCAAGCTGATCGCCGAGGGGCGCACCAACCGGCAGGTTGGCCAGTATCTGAACCTGAGCCCGAAGACGATCGAAAAGTACCGCGCCAGCGTGATGCACAAGCTCGCCATCGAGAATCTGACCGAGCTGGTGCTGGTTGCCATCAGCATGGGACTGCTGACGTCCCTCGCTTCGAAGTGCGCCGAGCCGGAGGAGGACGACAGGGTTGCGCGTTTGCCGTCGACACGTCCGGAGCCGTCGCCCTCTGAAACCGGCGAGCCTCCTGAGGCGCCGGTATCCCGGCTCAGCGATACGGCCGTGGGCTGA
- a CDS encoding PAS domain S-box protein — MPDKGQPGGTIQNWTDRWVAAVCDYSIFAISVEGRILTWNPGGIAIHGYQPEEIIGQCLDILYTEDDRQKMAPAAGLETARRSGRHETEGWRVRKGGSTFWASDVITALHSEDGELAGYVNIVRDITEKKAAHEAVLESERRFRMLVNGVTDYAIFMLSPDGIVTNWNSGARRIKGYAAEEIIGSHFSRFYMPEDAAAGLPQRGLTAAARDGRFEAEGWRVRKDGSRFWAHVVIDAIRDEEGTLAGFAKITRDITERMEANRVIEETRTALFQSQKMEAIGKLTGGVAHDFNNVLQVLRGNLELLENRHASDGWTRERLDRAIDAVERGAKLASQLLAFGRRQPLRPVVINLAPAIRGMDDLLRRALGETIEVETVVSGGLWNTIVDIHQLENVILNLAINARDAMPEGGKLTMELANAMLDDQYVAGLPDVAAGQYVMLAVSDTGTGMRPDVLERAFDPFFTTKPEGVGTGLGLSMAFGFVKQSGGHTRIYSEIGHGTTVRIYLPRSTEQAVEPPAKPNVRLLGGTETILVVEDDLKVQSTVVDMLCGLGYSVLKANSAEQALTVIRSGIHIDLLFTDVVMPGTLRSPDMAAQAVQLLPRLKVLFTSGYTQNAIIHGGRLDQGVELLSKPYSREQLAYKIRQILGAASATDRSQDATLPAANAGTTGLRVLLVDDDLALLEATGELVKMLGHTPATTGSPEEALRWLKDDAFDVVVADLEIPGTSGVEFVERAVQLQPALRVVFASGNEMPDPPALPFRWKALRKPYTLEELGDVLGRLAV; from the coding sequence ATGCCGGACAAAGGGCAACCAGGCGGTACGATCCAGAACTGGACGGACAGGTGGGTCGCAGCTGTCTGCGACTATTCCATCTTTGCGATTTCGGTAGAAGGCCGGATTCTGACCTGGAATCCCGGTGGCATAGCCATCCACGGATACCAGCCGGAGGAGATTATTGGCCAGTGTCTGGACATCCTTTACACAGAGGACGACCGCCAAAAAATGGCGCCGGCAGCCGGTCTCGAGACCGCGCGACGGTCCGGGCGTCACGAAACCGAGGGCTGGCGAGTCCGCAAGGGCGGTTCAACGTTCTGGGCCAGCGACGTGATCACCGCGTTGCATTCGGAGGACGGAGAACTTGCCGGTTATGTGAACATCGTGCGCGATATCACGGAGAAAAAGGCCGCGCACGAGGCAGTGCTGGAGAGCGAGCGGCGCTTCCGCATGCTGGTGAACGGAGTGACCGACTATGCAATTTTCATGTTATCGCCGGACGGCATAGTCACAAACTGGAACTCCGGTGCACGGCGCATCAAGGGCTACGCCGCAGAAGAAATCATCGGGTCACATTTTTCGCGCTTTTACATGCCGGAAGACGCTGCGGCAGGACTGCCGCAACGCGGGCTGACCGCCGCCGCAAGGGACGGGCGGTTTGAAGCGGAAGGATGGCGGGTGAGGAAGGATGGCAGCCGATTCTGGGCCCACGTGGTCATCGACGCCATCCGCGACGAGGAGGGAACGCTCGCCGGATTTGCGAAGATCACCCGTGACATCACCGAGCGGATGGAGGCCAACCGTGTTATCGAAGAGACGCGGACGGCATTGTTCCAGTCGCAGAAGATGGAGGCCATCGGTAAGCTGACGGGCGGCGTCGCGCATGATTTCAACAATGTGCTGCAGGTACTGCGCGGTAACCTGGAACTGCTGGAAAACCGCCATGCCAGCGACGGCTGGACCCGGGAGCGGCTCGACAGGGCGATCGACGCGGTAGAGCGCGGAGCGAAACTGGCGTCCCAGTTGCTTGCCTTTGGGCGCCGGCAGCCCCTGCGGCCGGTCGTAATCAATCTGGCACCCGCAATACGGGGCATGGATGATCTGCTGCGGCGCGCACTCGGCGAGACCATCGAAGTGGAGACGGTCGTGTCTGGCGGTCTATGGAACACCATTGTGGACATCCATCAGCTGGAGAACGTCATCCTCAATCTGGCGATCAACGCGCGCGACGCGATGCCTGAGGGCGGAAAGCTGACCATGGAACTGGCCAATGCAATGCTCGACGATCAATACGTTGCCGGCCTCCCCGATGTGGCGGCAGGCCAGTACGTGATGCTTGCCGTCAGCGACACCGGAACCGGGATGCGGCCGGACGTGCTTGAGCGGGCGTTCGACCCGTTCTTTACGACGAAACCCGAAGGCGTGGGAACCGGACTCGGTTTAAGCATGGCCTTTGGTTTCGTCAAGCAGAGCGGTGGACACACCCGCATCTACAGCGAGATCGGGCATGGCACGACCGTCAGGATCTACCTGCCACGGTCCACCGAACAGGCAGTCGAGCCGCCTGCGAAACCAAACGTCAGGTTGCTCGGCGGAACGGAGACCATCCTCGTAGTCGAAGACGACCTGAAAGTGCAATCTACCGTGGTCGATATGCTGTGCGGCCTTGGCTACAGCGTGCTGAAGGCGAACAGTGCGGAGCAGGCGTTAACCGTAATTCGAAGTGGTATCCATATTGATCTGCTTTTTACGGACGTTGTCATGCCCGGGACGCTGCGCAGTCCGGACATGGCCGCCCAGGCGGTGCAGCTTTTGCCGCGGCTGAAGGTGCTTTTCACTTCCGGGTACACGCAGAACGCGATTATTCATGGTGGACGGCTGGACCAGGGTGTCGAACTCCTGAGCAAGCCGTACAGCCGGGAACAGCTGGCCTACAAAATTAGGCAGATACTCGGCGCTGCCAGCGCGACCGATAGAAGCCAGGACGCAACGCTGCCAGCAGCAAATGCTGGCACGACAGGTCTCCGGGTTCTTCTGGTCGACGACGATCTAGCGTTGCTGGAAGCGACGGGCGAACTGGTAAAAATGCTCGGCCACACTCCGGCAACGACCGGTTCGCCGGAAGAGGCGCTGCGTTGGCTTAAGGACGATGCATTCGACGTGGTGGTCGCCGATCTGGAGATTCCAGGCACGTCCGGAGTCGAATTCGTCGAAAGAGCGGTTCAGCTACAGCCGGCGCTGCGTGTTGTATTTGCCTCGGGCAACGAGATGCCAGATCCTCCAGCGCTCCCGTTCCGCTGGAAGGCGTTGCGCAAGCCCTACACCCTGGAAGAATTGGGCGACGTACTTGGACGCCTTGCGGTCTAG
- a CDS encoding DUF2934 domain-containing protein, whose product MDTGSEGTRLERIRDLAYRLWEQDGSPDDHTDQYWYEAERQIRTEGGEENGEASSEPADGQAETLRDDPMRQ is encoded by the coding sequence ATGGACACCGGAAGCGAAGGGACAAGGCTGGAACGTATTCGTGATCTTGCCTACCGCCTGTGGGAGCAGGATGGCTCTCCCGACGATCACACCGACCAGTATTGGTACGAGGCCGAAAGACAGATCAGAACGGAAGGCGGCGAGGAGAATGGGGAGGCGTCCTCCGAGCCGGCAGACGGGCAGGCGGAAACGTTGCGCGACGACCCAATGCGCCAATAG